The Paenibacillus sp. 481 DNA window TGGATTCAAGGAAGCAGAGTAACCGTTCCCGTATCGAGCCATCCTGCGTTTGCCGGGCTCATCTCTGCTCAGGCTGAATTGTACGATATACAAGGTCAGCCATCGTTCCAACAGGATATGACTTATGAATCACCGACAACAGGAGATCCGGTAGGAATGTCGTTTCTAGTTCCGCGGTCGAAGTCAGACCTGAAGAAACGAAGAATCATGATCGGACGTTGGACCGACGTTCATCATGGGTTTCTCGGCCGTTCCCCGGATTATATGAATACGACGATGATGGCTTTCGGTGCGGCGGCGGAGCTGTTGTCCGAGTATGATCCAATGTATGCCGCAAACGTGAAAGCTTACTATGAATATTGCCGAGAAAACGACATTACGTTATCTCACGCTTTCGTCGTTCCGCATATGGCAAGGTTGAGAACTTTGATGAAGACACTGGAGCTGCCGGATGCTCCGATGGTTGTCGAAAAGACGAAGGAAGGCTTGATCGTGAATGGCGCGTTTTGGATCGCAACACAAGGAGTTACGGCTGAGGAAATATTGGTGTACCCGTCGCCGCTGCCTTCTCCTCATAGAGAAAATCCGTATGCCTTCAGTTTCGCCATTCCGAATAATTTGCCCGGAGTCAAATTTATTTGCCGAGAAAGCTTCGTTGCCGGAACATCGCGGTACGATTATCCGTTAAGCTCCCGCTTTGAGGAAATGGATACGCTGGTTGTACTGGATCATGTGCTTGTACCGCATGAGCGGG harbors:
- the hpaB gene encoding 4-hydroxyphenylacetate 3-monooxygenase, oxygenase component, whose amino-acid sequence is MPIKDGKQYVERLDASKTNVWIQGSRVTVPVSSHPAFAGLISAQAELYDIQGQPSFQQDMTYESPTTGDPVGMSFLVPRSKSDLKKRRIMIGRWTDVHHGFLGRSPDYMNTTMMAFGAAAELLSEYDPMYAANVKAYYEYCRENDITLSHAFVVPHMARLRTLMKTLELPDAPMVVEKTKEGLIVNGAFWIATQGVTAEEILVYPSPLPSPHRENPYAFSFAIPNNLPGVKFICRESFVAGTSRYDYPLSSRFEEMDTLVVLDHVLVPHERVFMYGDTQMMARFFEESHFHTHAGHQVLCRVIAKTEFLLGTIELIIESLGLRTYTPVIEKATEVIAALESLKGLLVACEANAQLDQWGSMLPDSRPLYAANYLFPKLYPQMIEIVQLLGASGIVMIPSEQDFVSEAAGDINRFLRGINLNAKRNVGLFRLAWELSTSSFAGRQSLYERFFFGDAIKVANRLYYGYTDKDVYAEKVSNFLSDSITNN